A genomic region of Nostoc sp. UHCC 0702 contains the following coding sequences:
- a CDS encoding PEP-CTERM sorting domain-containing protein, whose translation MKKIFAKFSTIAATSAALTVAIAATTDNSALAIEFNFNWLGDAGYSATGSFSYDEATAPTIISESGGGATDYLQSLSVSFLDPSNNLLGTYNTVTGGVSESDFFTFNFDSSTKTLFGPFDVAGGTGIIGEYFFQGTIGEFLELRQDVDQVTTSIRLDQNSGSIQVYKVPEPASMLGLLAFAALGVSSTFKKKQASC comes from the coding sequence ATGAAAAAGATTTTCGCCAAATTTAGCACCATTGCAGCAACCAGTGCTGCTTTGACTGTTGCGATCGCTGCTACTACTGATAACTCAGCTTTGGCTATTGAGTTCAACTTTAACTGGCTAGGTGATGCTGGTTATTCAGCAACAGGTTCATTCAGCTATGACGAGGCTACAGCACCCACAATTATTTCAGAAAGTGGTGGTGGAGCAACCGACTATTTACAATCCTTGAGCGTCTCTTTCTTAGATCCATCTAATAATCTTCTTGGAACCTATAACACCGTTACTGGTGGAGTGTCAGAATCTGATTTCTTTACTTTCAACTTTGATAGTTCCACTAAGACATTGTTTGGCCCCTTTGATGTAGCAGGAGGGACAGGTATAATCGGGGAATATTTCTTTCAGGGAACGATTGGCGAGTTTTTGGAATTACGTCAGGATGTCGATCAAGTGACAACATCAATAAGACTAGATCAAAACTCTGGCTCTATTCAGGTATATAAAGTCCCTGAACCTGCTTCTATGTTGGGTTTGCTGGCGTTTGCTGCGCTGGGTGTAAGTTCAACTTTCAAAAAAAAGCAAGCCTCTTGCTAG
- the apcB gene encoding allophycocyanin subunit beta, whose amino-acid sequence MRDAVTSLIKNYDVAGRYFDRNAIDSLKSYFDSGTARVQAAAAINSNAAGLVKQAGLKLFDELPELIRPGGNAYTTRRYAACLRDMDYYLRYATYALVAGNTNVLDERVLQGLRETYNSLGVPIGPTVRGIQILKDLVKEQVAAAGVSNTAFVDEPFDHLTRDLSEQDI is encoded by the coding sequence ATGCGCGATGCAGTCACAAGCTTGATTAAGAATTATGACGTGGCAGGACGTTATTTTGATCGGAATGCGATCGACAGCCTTAAATCATATTTTGATAGTGGTACAGCCCGTGTACAAGCGGCGGCGGCAATTAACTCTAATGCAGCTGGACTGGTTAAGCAGGCTGGTTTGAAGTTGTTTGATGAATTGCCAGAATTGATTCGTCCTGGTGGAAATGCTTATACGACTCGTCGTTATGCGGCTTGTCTACGGGATATGGACTACTACCTGCGCTATGCTACCTATGCTTTGGTTGCTGGCAATACGAATGTGTTAGATGAGCGAGTACTGCAAGGACTGCGGGAAACTTACAATTCTTTAGGAGTACCCATTGGCCCAACCGTTCGCGGTATCCAAATCCTCAAGGATCTGGTGAAAGAACAAGTTGCAGCTGCGGGTGTGTCTAACACTGCCTTTGTGGATGAACCATTTGATCATCTCACTCGTGATTTAAGTGAGCAGGATATTTAA
- a CDS encoding transposase: protein MLVLEYKVKAKKHQYDAINEAIRTTKFIRNKAIRYWMDAPKEAKVNKIALNNYSTALRKEFKFVEKLNSMACQSATERAWLAIDRFYQNCQKKVSGKKGYPRFQKDNRSVEYKTSGWALNAIKRRITFTDKKAIGEVKLLGKWDIQTYPVKQIKRVRLLKKADGYYCQFCIDVDVKSESRIANGEIGLDVGLEYFYSDSKGNHEENPRFLSQAEKAIKHAQRQIYKKEKGKNKRRIARQRYQRKHLKVSRQRKEHAMRLARNVCKANALVAYEDLNVKGMVKNHALAKSINDASWSMFRRWLEYFAAIFNSTVVAVNPRMTSQKCSDCGAIVKKSLSTRSHVCSCGCSLQRDVNAAKNILNRGIASLGHKRSNASGVGTSTLIGVSLLEQVLTVNEESPNFTTK, encoded by the coding sequence ATGCTAGTTTTAGAGTACAAAGTTAAAGCTAAGAAGCATCAATATGATGCAATTAACGAAGCTATCCGTACAACTAAATTCATCAGAAATAAAGCTATACGCTACTGGATGGATGCACCAAAAGAAGCCAAAGTTAATAAAATTGCTTTGAATAATTACTCAACAGCATTACGGAAGGAATTTAAATTTGTTGAGAAATTAAATTCAATGGCTTGTCAATCTGCCACTGAAAGAGCGTGGCTAGCCATTGATAGGTTTTACCAGAATTGTCAGAAAAAAGTATCAGGTAAAAAGGGATATCCCAGATTTCAGAAAGATAACCGTTCGGTTGAGTATAAAACGTCAGGATGGGCTTTAAACGCTATCAAAAGACGTATTACCTTTACCGACAAAAAAGCTATAGGTGAGGTTAAATTACTTGGTAAATGGGATATTCAAACTTACCCAGTCAAACAGATTAAGCGTGTTAGATTACTCAAAAAAGCTGATGGTTACTATTGCCAATTCTGCATTGATGTAGACGTTAAATCTGAATCCAGAATTGCTAATGGTGAAATCGGGCTAGATGTGGGTCTTGAATATTTTTACTCAGATTCCAAAGGTAATCATGAGGAAAATCCTAGATTTTTGAGTCAAGCTGAGAAAGCAATTAAACACGCTCAACGTCAAATTTACAAAAAAGAGAAAGGCAAAAACAAACGACGGATAGCCAGACAGAGATATCAAAGGAAGCATTTAAAAGTAAGTAGGCAACGGAAAGAACACGCCATGAGATTGGCGCGTAACGTATGCAAGGCTAACGCCTTAGTAGCCTATGAAGATTTAAATGTTAAAGGTATGGTGAAAAATCACGCTCTTGCCAAGAGTATTAATGATGCTTCTTGGTCAATGTTCCGTCGTTGGTTAGAATATTTTGCGGCTATATTTAACAGTACAGTTGTTGCTGTCAATCCGAGAATGACATCTCAAAAATGCTCAGATTGTGGTGCAATTGTGAAAAAATCCCTCTCAACTCGTAGCCATGTATGCAGTTGTGGCTGTAGTTTACAGAGGGATGTTAATGCTGCAAAAAATATTTTGAATCGCGGCATCGCTAGCTTGGGGCACAAGCGAAGTAACGCTTCAGGAGTCGGAACCTCTACGCTAATTGGCGTAAGCCTGTTAGAGCAAGTTCTGACGGTGAATGAAGAATCCCCCAACTTTACGACTAAGTGA
- a CDS encoding TlyA family RNA methyltransferase, with amino-acid sequence MVKQRLDTLLVELNLCSSRALAQRLIQAGEVTVNTQVVDKPGTEVDISAAIKIKERSRFVSRGGEKLAKALELFAIPTADRICLDGGISTGGFTDCLLQAGAKLVYGIDVGYGQVDWRLRNDPRVILRERTNLRHLAPTELYGADAPIPDLAVMDVSFISLTKILPAVWQLTQPNRDALLLVKPQFEVGKSRVGKKGVVRDPKDHADAIFQVLQTAWELGWKYKGLTWSPITGPAGNIEYLLWVGMESETPPPDLEIIQQITKLATAELRESC; translated from the coding sequence TTGGTTAAACAACGACTCGACACTCTATTAGTAGAGTTAAATTTATGTTCTTCCCGCGCCTTAGCACAACGGCTAATTCAGGCGGGGGAAGTGACAGTTAATACCCAGGTAGTTGATAAGCCTGGTACGGAAGTTGATATTTCGGCTGCAATCAAAATAAAAGAGCGATCGCGTTTTGTTTCCAGAGGCGGAGAGAAACTCGCCAAAGCTTTAGAATTGTTCGCTATCCCCACCGCCGACCGCATTTGTTTAGATGGTGGTATTTCTACGGGTGGCTTTACCGATTGTTTGCTACAAGCGGGGGCAAAACTAGTTTATGGTATTGATGTCGGTTACGGACAAGTTGATTGGCGACTGCGAAATGATCCACGGGTAATTTTGCGGGAAAGGACTAATTTACGCCATCTTGCACCCACAGAACTTTATGGTGCAGATGCTCCTATTCCCGATTTGGCGGTGATGGATGTATCGTTTATTTCGTTAACTAAGATTTTACCCGCTGTGTGGCAGCTGACTCAACCTAACCGAGATGCATTGTTGTTGGTCAAGCCACAGTTTGAAGTGGGAAAATCTCGTGTCGGGAAAAAAGGTGTGGTGCGTGACCCTAAAGACCATGCTGATGCTATTTTCCAGGTTTTGCAAACTGCTTGGGAATTAGGATGGAAATACAAAGGCTTAACTTGGTCGCCGATTACTGGGCCCGCTGGTAATATTGAATATCTGTTATGGGTGGGAATGGAAAGTGAAACCCCACCGCCGGATTTAGAGATAATTCAGCAAATCACAAAATTAGCAACTGCTGAGTTGCGGGAGAGTTGCTGA
- a CDS encoding ferritin-like domain-containing protein, producing the protein MTVTYPRKFQNALSARDILKRTVSDRELHLITLNRYRYSEQRSCKDLTEVIEILDGQPRELIRDLSHHIADEARHAMWLTDLLIDLASDLGTPPGVSYIDEFDRLLDKDSYDPKSNLEDFLISALAAINITEKRGCEYFSAHIYALKQAPQTEENIKIRETIEKILPEETGHVRWGNRWLAQIADQSPEHRQKVEQAKQKYAAIEQAAFEAGMDFTLGAELRRVTNLVEIANTMPAWERPKYLMERLPQTLLAPELQFTRIQVAQRAWQRDPQAFIEKFVPMFLNGIQGQKTNTAKQSV; encoded by the coding sequence ATGACAGTTACTTATCCACGCAAATTTCAGAATGCGTTGAGTGCAAGGGATATTTTAAAGCGGACAGTGAGCGATCGCGAACTCCATCTAATTACCCTCAACCGCTACCGCTACAGCGAACAACGCAGTTGCAAAGATCTGACAGAGGTAATTGAAATACTCGACGGACAACCACGAGAACTAATACGGGATTTATCTCATCACATTGCCGATGAAGCTCGTCATGCTATGTGGTTGACGGATTTACTCATCGATCTCGCAAGTGATCTAGGAACCCCTCCTGGAGTTTCTTATATTGATGAATTTGATCGGCTACTCGACAAAGATAGCTACGACCCAAAAAGTAACCTAGAGGACTTTCTAATTTCTGCCCTGGCAGCAATTAACATCACCGAGAAACGCGGTTGTGAGTACTTTTCTGCTCACATATACGCCCTGAAACAAGCACCGCAAACCGAAGAAAACATTAAAATACGCGAAACCATTGAAAAAATTCTGCCAGAAGAAACAGGACACGTCCGTTGGGGGAACCGCTGGTTAGCACAAATAGCAGATCAGAGTCCAGAACATCGGCAAAAAGTAGAGCAAGCCAAGCAAAAATATGCTGCAATTGAACAGGCAGCATTTGAAGCCGGAATGGATTTCACTTTAGGTGCAGAACTGCGGCGAGTCACCAACTTGGTAGAAATAGCCAACACAATGCCAGCTTGGGAACGTCCCAAGTACTTAATGGAACGCTTACCGCAAACCTTGCTAGCACCAGAATTGCAGTTTACTAGAATTCAGGTTGCACAGAGAGCTTGGCAACGTGACCCACAGGCATTTATAGAGAAATTTGTGCCAATGTTCCTCAACGGCATCCAAGGTCAAAAGACCAACACCGCCAAACAAAGCGTATAA
- a CDS encoding Calvin cycle protein CP12: MTTLDLVQAAVNSGTKNLEQAIVEAIDEARQTCDVNGTNSAGCAVAWDIVEELQAEKSHQQQAKQHKTSLESYCDTHPEAVECLVYDV; encoded by the coding sequence ATGACAACTCTAGACTTAGTCCAAGCTGCTGTTAACTCTGGGACTAAAAATCTTGAGCAAGCCATTGTAGAAGCTATTGATGAAGCTCGTCAAACCTGCGATGTCAATGGTACTAATTCTGCTGGCTGTGCTGTAGCCTGGGATATTGTAGAAGAATTGCAAGCCGAAAAATCACATCAACAGCAAGCAAAACAGCACAAAACCTCTTTAGAAAGCTATTGTGACACACATCCAGAAGCAGTAGAGTGTTTGGTCTACGACGTTTAA
- a CDS encoding mechanosensitive ion channel, with amino-acid sequence MNLLIVLAEISLVVLIFVLLNWLLGKFINLLNKVAILKSEERSIKTLRRNITGLLLLACLLVCILIIGVNGFLVYRGENLQEYTLMWIRRIPSGFWEKLAIGIAKSIGILIVAVQVVKFVGYVLKLLSIRAKNLEKNTADDESIDAFFKDLNQRISTAIWLWAAISCTQFLNFPAVVGQYLFIVLRIYLIVGVGLLILKAVEAVVDSLDALSVRYSSPDNLLRFYDRLRHLIPFLKRCLEFVIYVCMATLVIQQVQLIANLANFGQRIIKIIGIIFISRVLFEVVYLFVEEVLFKERNLTELQTSRRLTLVPLFRSFLKYLIYFAAIVSILYTLEIDPTPILAGAGIVGIAVGFGAQTLINDIVCGFFILFENYYLVGDYIQAGKSEDKIVEGVVEAIELRTTRIRHPNGQLQVIRNGDIGSITNYSKQYIYAVVEVAVPFDANLVDVYKLIGEVGQQLKANDPDVLEATQVDGVESIGESNLLLRTLTKVKPGKHLQIQRVLRKIFTDTLIREGITIHTRTGG; translated from the coding sequence ATGAACTTATTAATTGTCTTAGCTGAAATCAGCCTCGTAGTCTTGATTTTTGTATTATTAAATTGGCTACTGGGAAAATTCATCAATTTATTGAATAAAGTAGCAATACTCAAAAGTGAAGAAAGGAGTATCAAAACCCTGCGCCGGAACATTACAGGGTTGTTACTACTTGCTTGTTTGCTGGTGTGCATTTTGATTATTGGTGTTAATGGTTTTCTGGTCTATCGCGGCGAAAACCTGCAAGAATATACACTCATGTGGATACGCCGTATTCCATCAGGATTCTGGGAAAAACTAGCAATTGGCATAGCTAAAAGTATTGGAATTTTAATTGTAGCGGTGCAAGTGGTGAAATTCGTAGGCTATGTACTCAAATTACTTAGCATTCGTGCTAAGAATTTAGAAAAAAATACAGCCGACGATGAAAGTATAGATGCTTTTTTTAAGGATTTAAATCAAAGAATCAGCACTGCAATATGGCTTTGGGCTGCCATTTCCTGTACCCAGTTTCTCAACTTTCCGGCAGTTGTTGGGCAGTATTTATTCATCGTACTGCGGATTTATCTAATTGTTGGTGTTGGGTTGCTCATACTTAAAGCAGTTGAGGCAGTAGTTGATAGCCTAGATGCTTTAAGTGTAAGATATTCCAGCCCTGACAACCTCCTGAGATTCTACGATCGCCTCCGACACCTGATACCCTTTTTGAAGCGGTGTCTGGAATTTGTAATTTATGTCTGCATGGCGACATTAGTAATTCAGCAGGTACAGTTAATTGCCAATCTTGCCAATTTTGGCCAGCGAATCATCAAAATTATTGGGATTATTTTTATAAGTCGTGTGTTGTTTGAGGTCGTCTACTTGTTTGTAGAAGAGGTACTGTTTAAAGAGCGGAATCTCACAGAACTTCAGACAAGCAGACGGCTGACGCTTGTTCCTCTATTTCGCAGTTTCCTAAAATATTTAATTTATTTTGCTGCTATAGTTTCCATCCTCTATACCTTAGAAATCGATCCCACTCCCATACTTGCAGGTGCAGGAATTGTCGGTATAGCTGTGGGTTTTGGGGCGCAAACTCTCATCAATGATATCGTCTGCGGCTTCTTTATTCTATTTGAAAACTATTACTTAGTAGGTGACTATATCCAAGCAGGGAAATCTGAAGATAAAATTGTTGAAGGTGTTGTCGAAGCAATTGAACTAAGAACCACCAGAATCAGACATCCTAATGGGCAATTGCAAGTTATTCGCAATGGCGATATTGGCTCAATAACTAACTACTCCAAACAGTATATCTATGCAGTAGTAGAAGTAGCTGTGCCTTTTGATGCCAACTTGGTTGATGTGTACAAATTAATTGGAGAGGTGGGACAGCAATTAAAAGCAAATGATCCAGATGTACTCGAAGCAACACAAGTGGATGGAGTAGAAAGCATAGGTGAGTCTAACTTGTTGCTGCGAACATTGACAAAGGTAAAACCAGGAAAGCATCTTCAAATTCAGCGCGTTCTGCGTAAAATTTTTACAGATACTTTAATCCGCGAAGGAATTACAATTCACACTCGCACTGGAGGTTAA
- the glnA gene encoding type I glutamate--ammonia ligase yields the protein MTTPQEILKKIQDEKIELIDLKFIDIPGTWQHLTLYQNQIDESSFTDGVPFDGSSIRGWKAINESDMTMVLDPNTAWIDPFMEVPTLSIVCSIKEPRTGEWYDRCPRVIAQKAVDYLVSTGIGDTAFFGPEAEFFIFDNVRFDQTANEGYYHVDSVEGRWNSGKEEGPNLGYKPRFKEGYFPVAPTDSLQDIRTEMLLTMARLGVPIEKHHHEVATGGQCELGFRFGKLIEAADWLLIYKYVIKNVAWKYGKTVTFMPKPLFGDNGSGMHTHQSIWKDGQPLFAGDKYAGLSEMALYYIGGLLKHAPALLGITNPSTNSYKRLVPGYEAPVNLAYSQGNRSASIRIPLSGDNPKAKRLEFRCPDATSNPYLAFAAMLCAGLDGIKNKIHPGEPLDKNIYELSPEELSKVPSTPGSLELALKALENDHAFLTESGVFTEDFIENWIDYKLANEVKPLQLRPHPYEFYLYYDA from the coding sequence ATGACAACCCCACAAGAAATCTTGAAAAAAATTCAAGATGAAAAAATTGAACTGATTGATCTGAAATTCATCGATATACCAGGAACTTGGCAGCACTTGACTCTGTACCAGAACCAAATCGATGAGAGTTCATTCACCGATGGCGTGCCTTTCGACGGTTCCAGCATCCGGGGTTGGAAAGCGATCAACGAATCGGACATGACGATGGTACTCGATCCGAATACTGCCTGGATCGATCCATTCATGGAAGTACCAACTCTAAGTATAGTTTGTAGCATTAAAGAACCACGTACAGGTGAATGGTACGACCGTTGCCCAAGGGTTATTGCCCAGAAAGCAGTAGACTATTTAGTTTCTACTGGCATCGGTGACACAGCTTTCTTTGGCCCTGAAGCTGAATTCTTCATCTTTGATAATGTTCGCTTTGACCAAACCGCCAACGAAGGCTACTACCACGTAGACTCTGTAGAAGGTCGTTGGAATTCCGGTAAAGAAGAAGGCCCGAACCTGGGTTACAAACCACGCTTCAAAGAGGGTTATTTCCCAGTTGCACCAACAGATTCTCTCCAAGATATCCGTACAGAGATGCTGTTGACAATGGCAAGATTAGGTGTGCCCATTGAAAAGCACCACCATGAAGTAGCCACCGGCGGTCAGTGCGAATTAGGTTTCCGCTTCGGTAAGTTAATCGAAGCAGCAGACTGGTTACTGATTTACAAATACGTGATTAAGAACGTAGCTTGGAAATATGGTAAAACCGTCACCTTCATGCCCAAGCCCTTGTTTGGTGACAACGGTTCCGGGATGCACACTCACCAGTCCATCTGGAAAGATGGTCAGCCTCTGTTTGCTGGTGATAAGTATGCCGGTTTGAGTGAAATGGCATTGTATTACATTGGTGGTCTGCTAAAACACGCACCAGCGCTATTAGGAATCACTAATCCGAGTACCAACTCTTACAAGCGTCTAGTGCCTGGTTATGAAGCGCCAGTGAACTTAGCTTACTCCCAAGGAAACCGTTCTGCTTCTATCCGTATTCCTCTGTCTGGCGATAACCCCAAAGCTAAGCGTTTAGAATTCCGTTGTCCAGATGCAACTTCTAACCCCTACTTGGCATTTGCTGCCATGCTTTGTGCTGGTCTCGATGGCATCAAGAACAAAATTCATCCTGGTGAACCCTTAGATAAAAATATCTACGAACTTTCTCCAGAAGAACTGTCAAAAGTTCCTTCCACTCCGGGTTCTCTGGAACTGGCATTAAAAGCACTAGAAAATGATCATGCTTTCTTGACAGAATCAGGCGTATTCACGGAAGACTTCATCGAAAATTGGATTGACTATAAGCTGGCTAACGAAGTCAAGCCTTTACAGCTACGTCCTCATCCCTACGAATTTTACCTGTATTACGATGCTTAA
- the tnpA gene encoding IS200/IS605 family transposase, with translation MTNSLEPRHNNHSIGNAVVHLVWIPKRRRKVLVNEVAKRVRQIFYDLASYKDWDILALEIAPDHIHLFVEYQPTYAINQIVKFFKGRSSYLLRSEFPDLKKMPSMWTNSYFYSTAGNVSAAVIKKYIEDPHHK, from the coding sequence ATGACTAATTCGTTAGAACCTAGACACAACAATCACTCTATAGGTAACGCTGTCGTTCATCTGGTATGGATACCCAAGCGTAGACGTAAGGTGTTAGTGAATGAAGTAGCTAAACGAGTAAGACAGATATTTTATGATTTAGCTTCATATAAAGATTGGGATATTCTGGCTCTGGAAATAGCACCAGACCACATACATTTATTTGTGGAATATCAACCAACTTACGCGATTAATCAAATAGTTAAATTCTTTAAAGGCAGGTCATCTTATCTGCTTAGAAGCGAGTTTCCAGATTTAAAAAAGATGCCTAGTATGTGGACAAATAGTTATTTTTATTCAACTGCTGGAAATGTTAGCGCGGCAGTAATCAAGAAATATATTGAAGATCCTCACCACAAATAG
- a CDS encoding GTP-binding protein encodes MSGYRNLQETHLNRARASLRQALSWYGYLRKSGQLSSNPELAGLVKPELEALNSTLNKLDSNVIRIAAFGLVSRGKSAVLNALLGDKILQTGPLNGVTQWPRSVRWQPGGKVQVELIDTPGLDEIEGESRAQMAREVARQADLILFIVSGDITRTEYQALLELRQAQKPLILVFNKIDLYPDIDRAAIYKNLQQLGAGYAQAKPLLPDEIVMVAAEPAPMEVRIEWPDGRVSYEWETPPTQVDELQQIILNILNREGRSLLALNALIQARDAEAAIAQKTIDLREQEAEDIIWQFTKYKALAVGLNPIAFLDILGGTVADLALIRSLARLYGLPMTSYEASKILKTILLSSGGLLLSELGSSFLLGLGKSTAVLATGDNPTNITAYAGGAIAQAGIAGYGAYSVGKAAQVYLEKGCTWGQLGASTVIAEILSQVDQNTILYRLQQELGIKY; translated from the coding sequence ATGTCGGGTTATCGTAATCTGCAAGAAACTCACTTAAACCGCGCCCGCGCCAGTCTCAGACAAGCGCTGTCCTGGTATGGATATCTTCGTAAGTCTGGACAACTTTCATCCAACCCAGAATTAGCAGGTTTGGTGAAACCAGAATTAGAAGCTTTGAACTCTACACTCAACAAACTCGACTCTAATGTGATTAGAATTGCGGCTTTTGGTTTGGTGAGTCGTGGCAAATCAGCGGTGTTAAATGCCTTACTAGGAGATAAAATTCTGCAAACTGGGCCTTTGAACGGTGTTACTCAATGGCCGCGTTCGGTGCGGTGGCAACCAGGGGGTAAAGTACAGGTAGAATTAATTGATACTCCTGGACTAGATGAAATTGAGGGTGAGTCACGGGCGCAAATGGCGCGAGAAGTGGCGCGTCAGGCGGATTTAATTTTGTTTATCGTGTCTGGTGATATCACCCGTACTGAATATCAAGCATTGCTAGAATTGCGACAAGCACAAAAACCGCTGATTTTGGTGTTTAACAAAATTGATTTATATCCAGATATAGACCGGGCAGCGATTTACAAAAATTTGCAACAATTGGGTGCAGGTTATGCTCAAGCAAAACCTCTACTACCTGATGAAATTGTCATGGTGGCGGCGGAACCAGCACCAATGGAAGTGCGGATTGAGTGGCCTGATGGTCGTGTGAGTTACGAATGGGAAACACCACCAACCCAAGTAGATGAACTCCAGCAGATAATTTTGAATATTCTCAATCGGGAGGGGCGATCGCTTTTGGCTTTAAATGCACTGATTCAAGCACGAGATGCAGAAGCCGCGATCGCTCAAAAAACTATCGATTTACGCGAACAAGAAGCCGAAGACATCATTTGGCAATTTACCAAATACAAAGCTTTGGCAGTAGGGTTAAATCCTATCGCCTTTTTAGATATTCTGGGCGGAACAGTTGCTGATTTAGCTTTAATTCGCTCTTTAGCACGCTTGTATGGCTTACCCATGACTAGCTATGAAGCCAGTAAAATTTTAAAAACGATTTTATTAAGTTCCGGTGGCTTACTACTGAGTGAATTAGGTAGTAGTTTCTTGTTGGGTTTGGGCAAGAGTACGGCTGTTTTAGCTACTGGTGACAATCCTACCAATATTACTGCCTATGCTGGTGGTGCGATCGCTCAAGCAGGTATCGCCGGTTATGGGGCTTACTCTGTAGGTAAAGCCGCCCAAGTATATCTAGAAAAAGGCTGCACTTGGGGACAACTAGGTGCCAGTACCGTGATTGCAGAAATTCTCTCTCAAGTTGACCAAAATACAATTCTGTATCGGTTGCAACAAGAATTAGGAATAAAGTATTGA
- a CDS encoding metal ABC transporter substrate-binding protein — protein sequence MRGITQSPARYCRQALVGLLLALSIGGCTKVGSNSTSPGTDGKPRVVATSTIIADLTQEVAGDEIQLTGILKPGTDPHVYEPVPADSRFLEQADLILYNGYNLEPGLIKLMKASGSKAQQLAVGEFVKPLQLDKGKGEIVPDPHVWGDAENAIAMVNAIRDALIKLSPEDQEEFTQKAAQLTQELKQLHSWTKQQIQTIPPDKRKLVTTHDAFQYYGRAYGIAIAGTLIGISTEEQPSAQTVQRLVESIKKTGVPAIFAETTINPALIKTVAQEANIKLAPRQLYSDSIGAKGSDGDSYIKMIEANTRSIVEALGGKYTPFQSNK from the coding sequence ATGAGAGGAATTACTCAATCCCCAGCTAGATATTGCCGGCAAGCTTTGGTAGGATTGCTTTTGGCACTTTCGATAGGTGGCTGTACCAAGGTGGGTTCTAACAGTACCTCTCCTGGGACAGATGGGAAACCGCGAGTAGTTGCAACTAGCACCATCATTGCTGATTTGACACAAGAAGTTGCAGGAGACGAAATTCAGTTAACTGGAATTCTCAAACCTGGTACTGATCCTCATGTTTACGAACCGGTACCAGCAGACAGCAGATTTTTAGAACAAGCAGACTTGATTTTGTATAACGGTTACAACTTGGAACCGGGATTGATTAAATTAATGAAAGCCTCTGGTAGCAAGGCGCAGCAGCTAGCGGTAGGAGAATTTGTCAAACCTTTGCAGCTAGATAAGGGTAAAGGTGAAATAGTCCCAGATCCTCACGTTTGGGGTGATGCAGAAAATGCGATCGCGATGGTAAATGCAATTCGGGATGCTTTAATTAAGTTATCGCCTGAAGATCAAGAAGAATTTACTCAAAAGGCAGCGCAACTTACTCAAGAATTAAAGCAGTTGCATAGCTGGACTAAACAACAAATTCAAACTATTCCCCCAGATAAACGCAAACTCGTAACTACCCACGATGCATTTCAATATTATGGACGAGCTTATGGGATTGCGATCGCAGGGACTTTAATCGGCATTAGTACTGAAGAACAACCAAGCGCTCAAACAGTGCAGCGATTGGTAGAATCAATTAAAAAGACAGGCGTTCCCGCCATTTTTGCTGAGACGACAATTAACCCAGCTTTAATTAAAACAGTTGCTCAAGAAGCAAACATTAAATTAGCACCACGTCAACTATACTCTGATTCAATTGGTGCAAAAGGAAGTGATGGAGATTCCTACATCAAAATGATTGAGGCTAACACTCGCAGCATTGTAGAAGCATTAGGTGGTAAATATACACCATTTCAATCAAATAAGTAG